In the genome of Tropicibacter oceani, one region contains:
- a CDS encoding adenosylcobalamin-dependent ribonucleoside-diphosphate reductase — MTRFAAPIAEQIWDMKYRLKQADGTPIDQSVEDSWRRIARALAAVENDKATWEKRFYHALEDFKYLPAGRITAGAGTDRSVTLFNCFVMGTVPDSMGGIFEMLKEAALTMQQGGGIGYDFSTIRPKGAPVQGVAADASGPLSFMDVWDAMCRTIMSAGSRRGAMMATMRCDHPDIEAFIGAKADSARLRMFNLSVLVTDPFMEAVKKDGSWDLKFDGVVYHTVQARDLWNRIMKATYDYAEPGVIFIDRINQANNLNYCETIAATNPCGEQPLPPYGACLLGSINMARLVSMPFTEAAHIDDKHLDDLVATAIRMMDNVVDASRFPLEQQRLEAQNKRRIGLGVTGLADALLMKGLRYGSPEAAEQTEKWLKRIARASYLASVDLAREKGAFPLFDADKYLASGNMMNMDDDVRNAVRKHGIRNALVTSIAPTGTISLYAGNVSSGIEPVFAYAYTRKVLQKDGTRTEEEVVDYAVQMYRDIHGEEATLPDYFVNAQTLAPLDHVRMQAAAQKWVDSSISKTINCPEDISFEDFKEVYMEAYESGCKGCTTYRPNDVTGSVLSVSEKDEKTPAETPELAAEAAGGDVIYMSEPLDRPQELEGATYKLRWPDSEHAIYLTINDIVVGGHRRPFEVFINSKNMEHFAWTVALTRMISAVFRRGGDVSFVVEELKAVFDPRGGAWVQGKYIPSILAAIGGVIEKHMIATGFLEGEGMGLKSDPTARVVNIDTPRGKACPSCGQYDMRMVEGCMTCASCGHSKCG; from the coding sequence ATGACCCGCTTTGCCGCCCCCATCGCCGAACAGATCTGGGATATGAAGTATCGCCTGAAACAGGCGGACGGAACCCCGATCGACCAAAGCGTCGAGGACAGCTGGCGCCGTATCGCGCGGGCCCTGGCGGCAGTCGAAAACGACAAGGCGACTTGGGAAAAGCGGTTCTATCACGCGCTCGAAGACTTCAAATACCTGCCTGCGGGCCGCATCACCGCAGGCGCGGGCACCGATCGCAGCGTGACCCTGTTCAACTGCTTTGTCATGGGCACTGTGCCCGACAGCATGGGCGGCATTTTCGAGATGCTCAAAGAGGCCGCGCTGACCATGCAGCAGGGCGGCGGCATCGGCTATGACTTTTCCACCATCCGCCCCAAGGGCGCGCCGGTGCAGGGCGTCGCGGCGGACGCCAGCGGCCCCCTGTCCTTCATGGATGTCTGGGACGCCATGTGCCGCACGATCATGAGCGCGGGCAGCCGCCGCGGCGCGATGATGGCCACCATGCGCTGTGACCACCCCGATATCGAGGCCTTCATCGGCGCCAAGGCCGACAGCGCCCGGTTGCGCATGTTCAACCTGTCGGTTCTGGTCACCGATCCCTTTATGGAAGCGGTGAAGAAGGACGGCTCGTGGGATCTGAAATTCGACGGGGTCGTCTATCATACCGTGCAGGCGCGCGACCTGTGGAACCGGATCATGAAGGCGACCTATGATTACGCCGAACCGGGCGTGATCTTCATCGACCGCATCAACCAGGCGAACAACCTGAACTATTGCGAAACCATCGCCGCCACCAACCCCTGCGGGGAACAGCCGCTGCCGCCCTATGGTGCCTGCCTGCTGGGGTCGATCAACATGGCGCGGCTGGTGTCCATGCCCTTTACCGAAGCAGCGCATATCGACGACAAGCATCTGGATGATCTGGTCGCCACTGCGATCCGCATGATGGACAACGTCGTTGACGCCTCGCGCTTTCCGTTGGAGCAACAGCGACTTGAGGCGCAGAACAAGCGGCGCATCGGTCTGGGTGTCACGGGGCTTGCCGATGCCCTGCTGATGAAGGGCCTGCGCTATGGATCACCCGAGGCGGCCGAGCAGACTGAGAAATGGCTGAAACGCATCGCCCGTGCGTCCTATCTGGCTTCGGTCGATCTGGCCCGGGAAAAGGGGGCCTTCCCGTTGTTCGATGCGGACAAATACCTGGCCTCGGGCAACATGATGAACATGGACGACGACGTGCGCAACGCCGTGCGCAAACATGGCATCCGCAACGCCCTGGTCACCTCGATCGCGCCCACCGGGACGATCTCGCTTTATGCCGGGAACGTGTCGTCTGGGATCGAACCGGTCTTTGCCTATGCCTACACCCGCAAGGTCCTGCAAAAGGACGGCACCCGCACCGAAGAAGAAGTGGTGGACTACGCCGTCCAGATGTACCGCGACATCCACGGAGAAGAGGCGACGCTGCCCGACTATTTCGTCAACGCCCAGACTCTGGCGCCGCTGGACCACGTCCGGATGCAGGCGGCGGCGCAGAAATGGGTGGACAGCTCGATTTCCAAGACCATCAACTGCCCCGAGGATATCTCGTTCGAGGACTTCAAAGAGGTCTACATGGAGGCCTATGAAAGCGGCTGCAAAGGCTGCACGACCTACCGCCCGAACGATGTGACGGGGTCGGTTTTGTCGGTGTCGGAAAAGGATGAAAAGACGCCGGCAGAGACGCCGGAACTGGCAGCCGAAGCCGCCGGCGGCGACGTGATCTACATGTCCGAACCGCTGGACCGCCCGCAAGAGTTGGAAGGCGCGACCTACAAGCTCAGGTGGCCCGACAGCGAGCACGCGATTTACCTGACGATCAACGACATTGTCGTCGGCGGTCACCGCCGCCCCTTCGAGGTGTTCATCAACTCCAAGAACATGGAACATTTCGCCTGGACCGTGGCGCTGACGAGGATGATCTCGGCAGTGTTTCGGCGTGGCGGCGATGTGTCTTTCGTGGTCGAGGAACTCAAAGCGGTATTCGACCCGCGCGGCGGCGCCTGGGTGCAGGGCAAATACATCCCCTCGATCCTCGCCGCCATCGGCGGGGTGATCGAAAAGCATATGATCGCCACAGGGTTCCTGGAAGGCGAAGGCATGGGCCTGAAATCCGACCCGACCGCCCGCGTGGTCAACATCGACACCCCCCGCGGCAAAGCCTGCCCGTCCTGCGGCCAATACGACATGCGCATGGTCGAAGGCTGCATGACCTGTGCATCGTGCGGTCACAGTAAGTGTGGGTAA